In Eublepharis macularius isolate TG4126 chromosome 4, MPM_Emac_v1.0, whole genome shotgun sequence, the following are encoded in one genomic region:
- the LOC129327261 gene encoding zinc finger protein ZFP2-like isoform X2 produces the protein MKPAQGRVSFEEVAVYFTWGEWSLLSRAQRALYKEVMLENFGHVASLGPQIAKPELISWLEEEEELFLLGSDEGERLAGAVRESENEMKEYPVMDKEDMNSAVEEKVEYCDALRKEEGRHLYNERNTSGLLEASDSLLQQLYERDNRNELTASGENFLEKSVINIHWDTYNEKKIYKCLVCGKSFGWKCSLISHHRIHTGEKPYKCLECGISFRCKFSLISHQIIHTGEKPYKCLECGKSFRHSTSLFPHQRIHTGEKPYKCLECGKSFSRNENLIVHQRIHTGEKPYKCLQCGKSFSQSRKLTVHQGIHTGEKPYKCLECGKSFRYSTSLFPHQRIHTGERPYKCRECGKSFSRNENLTVHQTIHTGEKPYKCLQCGKSFSQSRKLTVHQQIHTEEKPYKCLECGKSFSQNKNLTLHQRIHTGEKPYKCLECGKSFTRSGSLSSHQRIHTGEKPYKCLECGESFSQNGHLTRHQIIHTGKKPYKCMECGRTFQQSGSLASHQRIHTGEKPYKCLECGKSFSRSGHLTDHQRIHTGEKPYKCLECGKSFSNSSNFSSHQRIHTGEKPYKCLECGKRFSRSDNLTSHQRIHRGNTI, from the exons ATGAAGCCAGCTCAG ggccgggtgtccttcgaagaggtggctgtgtatttcacctggggggagtggagcctgctgagccgagcccagagagctctctacaaggaagtcatgctggagaattttgggcacgtggcctctctgg GACCTCAGATTGCCAAACCTGAACTCATATcctggctggaagaggaggaggagctgtttCTCCTGGGCTCTGATGAAGGGGAGAGATTGGCAG GAGCCGTGAGGGagtcagaaaatgaaatgaaagaataTCCAGTGATGGATAAAGAGGATATGAATTCAGCTGTAGAAGAGAAGGTTGAATATTGTGATGCCctcaggaaggaagaaggaagacatCTTTATAATGAGAGAAATACTTCTGGACTTTTAGAGGCAAGCGACTCTCTATTGCAACAACTATACGAAAGAGACAATAGGAATGAGCTCACAGCAAGTGGGGAAAATTTTCTTgaaaaatcagttataaatattCATTGGGACACTTATaatgaaaagaaaatatataaatgcctagtgtgtgggaaaagctttggaTGGAAATGTAGCCTAATTTCCCAtcacaggattcacacaggagagaaaccatacaaatgcctggagtgtggaatcAGCTTCAGGTGCAAATTTAGCCTAATTTCCCATCAAataattcacacaggagagaaaccatataaatgtctggagtgtggaaaaagcttccgtCACAGTACATCTCTTTTTcctcaccaaagaattcacacaggggaaaaaccatataaatgcctagagtgtgggaaaagtttcagccGGAATGAAAACCTTATtgtccaccaaagaattcacacaggggaaaaaccatataaatgcctgcagtgtgggaaaagttttagTCAAAGTAgaaaacttactgtccatcaaggaattcacacaggagagaaaccatataaatgcctggagtgtggaaaaagtttccgTTACAGCACATCTCTTTTtccccaccaaagaattcacacaggagagagaccatataaatgccgagagtgtggaaaaagtttcagtcgGAATGAAAACCTTACTGTTCATCAaacaattcacacaggggaaaaaccatataaatgtctgcagtgtgggaaaagtttcagtcaaaGTAGAAAACTTACTGTCCACCAACAAATTCACACagaagagaagccatataaatgcctcgaatgtggaaaaagtttcagtcaAAATAAAAACCTTACTCtccaccaaagaattcatacaggggagaaaccatataaatgcctggagtgtggtaaAAGTTTCACTCGGAGTGGaagcctttcttcccaccaaagaattcacactggggagaaaccatataaatgcctggagtgtggagaAAGCTTCAGTCAGAATGGACACCTTACTCGCCATCAAATAATTCACACCGGaaagaaaccgtataaatgcatggagtgtggtaGAACCTTCCAGCAGAGTGGAAGCCTtgcttcccaccaaagaattcacacaggagagaaaccttataaatgcctggagtgtggtaaaagcttcagtcggagtggACATCTTACagaccatcaaagaattcacacaggggagaaaccatataaatgtctggagtgtgggaaaagcttcagtaacagcagtaacttttcttcccaccaaagaattcacacaggggagaaaccatataaatgtctggagtgtggaaaaagattCAGTCGGAGTGACAATctcacttcccatcaaagaattcacagggGAAATACCATATAA
- the LOC129327261 gene encoding zinc finger protein ZFP2-like isoform X1: MKPAQGRVSFEEVAVYFTWGEWSLLSRAQRALYKEVMLENFGHVASLGPQIAKPELISWLEEEEELFLLGSDEGERLAAGAVRESENEMKEYPVMDKEDMNSAVEEKVEYCDALRKEEGRHLYNERNTSGLLEASDSLLQQLYERDNRNELTASGENFLEKSVINIHWDTYNEKKIYKCLVCGKSFGWKCSLISHHRIHTGEKPYKCLECGISFRCKFSLISHQIIHTGEKPYKCLECGKSFRHSTSLFPHQRIHTGEKPYKCLECGKSFSRNENLIVHQRIHTGEKPYKCLQCGKSFSQSRKLTVHQGIHTGEKPYKCLECGKSFRYSTSLFPHQRIHTGERPYKCRECGKSFSRNENLTVHQTIHTGEKPYKCLQCGKSFSQSRKLTVHQQIHTEEKPYKCLECGKSFSQNKNLTLHQRIHTGEKPYKCLECGKSFTRSGSLSSHQRIHTGEKPYKCLECGESFSQNGHLTRHQIIHTGKKPYKCMECGRTFQQSGSLASHQRIHTGEKPYKCLECGKSFSRSGHLTDHQRIHTGEKPYKCLECGKSFSNSSNFSSHQRIHTGEKPYKCLECGKRFSRSDNLTSHQRIHRGNTI; the protein is encoded by the exons ATGAAGCCAGCTCAG ggccgggtgtccttcgaagaggtggctgtgtatttcacctggggggagtggagcctgctgagccgagcccagagagctctctacaaggaagtcatgctggagaattttgggcacgtggcctctctgg GACCTCAGATTGCCAAACCTGAACTCATATcctggctggaagaggaggaggagctgtttCTCCTGGGCTCTGATGAAGGGGAGAGATTGGCAG CAGGAGCCGTGAGGGagtcagaaaatgaaatgaaagaataTCCAGTGATGGATAAAGAGGATATGAATTCAGCTGTAGAAGAGAAGGTTGAATATTGTGATGCCctcaggaaggaagaaggaagacatCTTTATAATGAGAGAAATACTTCTGGACTTTTAGAGGCAAGCGACTCTCTATTGCAACAACTATACGAAAGAGACAATAGGAATGAGCTCACAGCAAGTGGGGAAAATTTTCTTgaaaaatcagttataaatattCATTGGGACACTTATaatgaaaagaaaatatataaatgcctagtgtgtgggaaaagctttggaTGGAAATGTAGCCTAATTTCCCAtcacaggattcacacaggagagaaaccatacaaatgcctggagtgtggaatcAGCTTCAGGTGCAAATTTAGCCTAATTTCCCATCAAataattcacacaggagagaaaccatataaatgtctggagtgtggaaaaagcttccgtCACAGTACATCTCTTTTTcctcaccaaagaattcacacaggggaaaaaccatataaatgcctagagtgtgggaaaagtttcagccGGAATGAAAACCTTATtgtccaccaaagaattcacacaggggaaaaaccatataaatgcctgcagtgtgggaaaagttttagTCAAAGTAgaaaacttactgtccatcaaggaattcacacaggagagaaaccatataaatgcctggagtgtggaaaaagtttccgTTACAGCACATCTCTTTTtccccaccaaagaattcacacaggagagagaccatataaatgccgagagtgtggaaaaagtttcagtcgGAATGAAAACCTTACTGTTCATCAaacaattcacacaggggaaaaaccatataaatgtctgcagtgtgggaaaagtttcagtcaaaGTAGAAAACTTACTGTCCACCAACAAATTCACACagaagagaagccatataaatgcctcgaatgtggaaaaagtttcagtcaAAATAAAAACCTTACTCtccaccaaagaattcatacaggggagaaaccatataaatgcctggagtgtggtaaAAGTTTCACTCGGAGTGGaagcctttcttcccaccaaagaattcacactggggagaaaccatataaatgcctggagtgtggagaAAGCTTCAGTCAGAATGGACACCTTACTCGCCATCAAATAATTCACACCGGaaagaaaccgtataaatgcatggagtgtggtaGAACCTTCCAGCAGAGTGGAAGCCTtgcttcccaccaaagaattcacacaggagagaaaccttataaatgcctggagtgtggtaaaagcttcagtcggagtggACATCTTACagaccatcaaagaattcacacaggggagaaaccatataaatgtctggagtgtgggaaaagcttcagtaacagcagtaacttttcttcccaccaaagaattcacacaggggagaaaccatataaatgtctggagtgtggaaaaagattCAGTCGGAGTGACAATctcacttcccatcaaagaattcacagggGAAATACCATATAA